The following are encoded together in the Chloroflexaceae bacterium genome:
- a CDS encoding caspase family protein encodes MRDDLAATLRSLRDLHAMGLLDDAEYADKLERLRERFGQPIVDALLRVVAASPESRSGARVEAGGPVAGAGRMPPAGAIRAEPLPASLSADGEHFSYGYALIIGVSEYAHPRLRLPGGATATDARALATLLRDPHLAAYPEQQVRLLVDGKATRNYILDALEELAHVVDGGTALICFAGRGSATTAGYALLPFDADPDRLVETALTAEVFHRRVAKVRERARRLVVLLNCCHGGGEEAPDGLSTALSGAAPPPEFYRPLSVSGDQAVISSARPGQRASSRSAVNPRHTIFGEHLLLALGGQAPGSGPAIGVFDLYAYLRVAVPADGRSLQRQEALLQEPLFYTAQPGENLPVALRPAGGGAGGNTAAVQRLIQLELRLEAADGEAPPEVLSERDELLAALAASL; translated from the coding sequence ATGAGAGACGACCTTGCCGCCACCCTGCGGAGCCTCCGCGATCTGCATGCGATGGGCCTGCTCGACGATGCGGAGTATGCCGACAAGCTCGAACGGTTACGTGAGCGCTTTGGTCAACCGATTGTAGACGCGCTGCTGCGCGTCGTGGCAGCTTCGCCTGAGAGCCGCTCCGGCGCGCGCGTCGAGGCGGGCGGCCCCGTCGCCGGAGCGGGACGAATGCCGCCTGCGGGCGCCATCCGCGCCGAACCCCTGCCGGCCAGCCTGAGCGCCGACGGCGAACATTTCAGCTACGGCTATGCCCTGATCATCGGCGTCTCCGAGTATGCCCATCCCCGGCTCCGCCTTCCCGGGGGCGCAACCGCCACTGATGCCCGAGCCCTGGCCACTCTGCTCCGCGATCCGCATCTGGCGGCCTATCCCGAGCAGCAGGTGCGCCTGCTGGTGGATGGCAAGGCGACCCGCAACTACATTCTGGATGCGCTGGAGGAACTGGCTCACGTGGTTGACGGCGGCACGGCGCTGATCTGCTTCGCCGGTCGCGGGTCCGCTACCACGGCGGGCTATGCGCTGCTGCCTTTCGATGCCGATCCGGATCGCCTGGTCGAGACGGCGTTGACCGCCGAGGTGTTCCACCGGCGCGTGGCGAAGGTGCGTGAGCGTGCGCGGCGGCTGGTGGTGCTGCTCAATTGCTGCCATGGCGGTGGAGAGGAGGCCCCTGACGGTCTCTCCACGGCGCTGTCGGGAGCCGCGCCGCCCCCGGAGTTTTACCGGCCCCTGTCGGTGAGCGGCGATCAGGCGGTCATCTCCTCGGCGCGGCCCGGCCAGCGCGCCAGCAGTCGCTCGGCGGTCAATCCGCGCCATACGATCTTCGGCGAACACCTGCTCCTGGCTCTGGGCGGGCAGGCGCCGGGCAGCGGGCCGGCCATTGGCGTGTTCGATCTGTACGCGTATCTGCGGGTCGCCGTGCCCGCCGATGGCCGCTCGTTGCAGCGCCAAGAGGCCCTGCTCCAGGAGCCGCTGTTCTACACCGCGCAGCCAGGCGAGAACCTGCCCGTGGCCCTGCGCCCGGCGGGAGGCGGCGCCGGCGGCAACACGGCCGCGGTGCAACGCCTGATTCAACTGGAACTGCGCCTGGAAGCGGCTGATGGCGAGGCCCCGCCCGAGGTGCTCAGCGAGCGCGACGAACTCCTGGCCGCCCTGGCGGCGTCGTTGTGA
- a CDS encoding GNAT family N-acetyltransferase: protein MRIVQHPDIQSFVARAMPLLLAHEAHNHLILGLCAELTHNRKTSGPEAPLLLTVEEEGAVVFAALQTPPNKLVLSHTRHTGAIEALVEALSRSARALPGVLGPRSVAEPFGRHWAARNGGRVEQGMPQRIYQLTTVRQPAPPPGHMRPATEDDRPLLECWFSAFRAEIHPGVAPGDSRSTVTRWLTSPDRRLYLWEVDAPVAMAGAAGPTPHGIRISAVYTPPEHRRHGYASALVAAISQVQLKAGKRCCFINADLNNPTPNRIYQAIGFEPVVDSVELRFVST from the coding sequence ATGCGGATCGTACAGCACCCCGACATCCAGAGCTTCGTCGCACGGGCCATGCCGCTGCTTCTGGCCCATGAGGCTCACAACCATCTGATCCTTGGCCTCTGCGCGGAACTGACCCACAACCGTAAGACCTCTGGCCCGGAAGCCCCCCTCTTACTCACGGTCGAGGAAGAGGGCGCAGTGGTGTTCGCGGCCTTGCAAACGCCGCCCAACAAGCTGGTGCTGTCACACACCCGGCATACCGGGGCCATCGAGGCGCTGGTGGAAGCCCTGAGCCGCTCGGCGCGCGCTCTGCCCGGTGTGCTCGGTCCGCGCTCCGTGGCGGAGCCGTTTGGTCGCCACTGGGCCGCGCGGAACGGGGGGCGCGTCGAGCAGGGCATGCCGCAGCGGATCTACCAGCTGACCACTGTGCGCCAGCCCGCTCCGCCGCCGGGACACATGCGTCCGGCTACCGAAGACGACCGCCCGCTGCTGGAGTGCTGGTTCAGCGCCTTCCGGGCCGAGATCCACCCGGGCGTCGCGCCTGGCGATAGCCGGAGCACCGTCACCCGCTGGCTCACCTCGCCGGATCGCCGGTTGTACCTCTGGGAAGTGGACGCGCCAGTGGCGATGGCTGGCGCCGCCGGTCCTACGCCCCATGGCATTCGCATCAGCGCCGTATACACTCCGCCGGAGCACCGGCGACACGGCTACGCCAGCGCCCTGGTCGCCGCGATCAGCCAGGTCCAGCTCAAGGCCGGCAAGCGCTGCTGCTTCATCAACGCCGATCTGAACAATCCGACCCCGAACCGCATCTATCAGGCGATTGGCTTTGAACCGGTGGTTGACAGCGTAGAACTGCGCTTCGTTAGCACCTGA